A single region of the Variovorax paradoxus genome encodes:
- a CDS encoding response regulator, whose translation MANILVVDDELGIRDLLFEILNDEGHNVELAENAAEARAARQRARPDLVLLDIWMPDTDGVTLLKEWSTAGLLSMPVIMMSGHATIDTAVDATRIGAFAFLEKPITLQKLLKAVEQGLARESARRAAAGVVPPATGVNPAAAITTTGDSLLLASLASVPVPDAGPQSTQSFDLDRPLRDARDGFEKAYFEFHLAMENGSMTRVAEKTGLERTHLYRKLKQLGVDLSRGRRSAV comes from the coding sequence ATGGCAAACATTCTCGTGGTCGATGACGAGCTGGGCATTAGGGACCTGCTCTTCGAAATTCTCAATGACGAAGGCCACAACGTGGAGCTCGCGGAAAACGCCGCCGAAGCACGCGCAGCCCGGCAACGCGCACGGCCCGATCTCGTGCTGCTCGACATCTGGATGCCCGACACCGACGGCGTCACGCTGCTCAAGGAATGGTCCACCGCCGGCCTGCTGAGCATGCCCGTCATCATGATGAGCGGCCACGCCACCATCGACACCGCCGTGGACGCCACCCGCATCGGCGCCTTTGCGTTCCTCGAAAAGCCCATCACCCTGCAAAAGCTGCTCAAGGCGGTGGAGCAGGGCCTCGCCCGTGAAAGCGCCAGGCGCGCGGCCGCCGGCGTCGTGCCGCCGGCCACCGGAGTCAACCCGGCGGCAGCCATCACCACCACCGGCGACAGCCTGCTGCTCGCCTCGCTGGCTTCAGTGCCCGTGCCCGACGCCGGCCCGCAGTCGACCCAGAGCTTCGACCTGGACCGCCCACTGCGCGATGCACGCGACGGTTTCGAGAAGGCCTACTTCGAATTCCATCTCGCCATGGAGAACGGCTCCATGACCCGCGTTGCAGAGAAGACCGGGCTGGAACGCACCCATCTTTATCGCAAGCTCAAACAACTTGGCGTCGATCTTTCGAGAGGCCGCAGAAGCGCTGTATAA
- a CDS encoding lema family protein, with amino-acid sequence MSVLPDSLAGWIATAVLLFWFVGAYNRLVRLRAAVLQSYATLDAALRKQLDFVQASITATAPKEAPPDSLSSSVAPLQAATTQLASVLGATRLRPLDPGAMAALATALQVLINAWQRQHPDAAVTVFDADGTLSRPAPLLSAGIGASTEVGLPGAVEPMAWPEPSASAEIARSQFNVAVGQYNAAIVQFPALLVAWLVRLRPAAPLL; translated from the coding sequence ATGAGCGTATTGCCCGACTCGCTGGCCGGCTGGATCGCTACGGCGGTGCTGTTGTTCTGGTTCGTGGGCGCCTACAACCGGCTGGTGCGCCTGCGCGCGGCCGTGCTGCAGTCCTATGCCACGCTCGACGCGGCGCTGCGAAAGCAGCTCGACTTCGTTCAGGCCAGCATCACGGCCACGGCGCCGAAGGAGGCGCCACCAGACAGCCTGTCTTCGTCCGTGGCGCCGTTGCAGGCCGCCACCACCCAGCTTGCCTCGGTGCTCGGCGCAACCCGGCTGCGTCCACTCGATCCGGGTGCCATGGCCGCGCTCGCCACGGCGCTGCAGGTGCTGATCAACGCATGGCAGCGCCAGCATCCGGACGCAGCGGTTACCGTCTTCGATGCGGACGGCACGCTCTCGCGGCCCGCGCCGCTGCTGTCGGCTGGAATCGGTGCCAGCACAGAGGTTGGGCTGCCTGGCGCGGTCGAACCCATGGCATGGCCGGAGCCCTCGGCCTCGGCGGAAATTGCGCGCAGCCAGTTCAACGTGGCGGTAGGCCAGTACAACGCCGCGATCGTCCAGTTTCCGGCTTTGCTGGTGGCATGGTTGGTGCGTTTGCGTCCTGCCGCGCCGCTGCTCTGA
- a CDS encoding RidA family protein yields the protein MARHIVFTPKAAKPPQTYSQAVKAAGLVFVSGTSPADVVTGAIVGSTIQEQTRQCLTNVQAILEEAGSSMDKAVSFTVVLADEDDFVGMNEEWLRWFPSNPPARQGAKLPARIPGLKISIAAVAEA from the coding sequence ATGGCTCGTCATATTGTTTTCACACCGAAGGCTGCCAAGCCACCGCAGACATACAGTCAGGCCGTCAAAGCCGCTGGCCTCGTTTTCGTCTCCGGCACCTCGCCAGCGGACGTCGTCACAGGTGCAATAGTGGGCAGCACAATCCAGGAGCAAACCCGACAGTGCCTGACCAACGTGCAAGCGATTCTTGAGGAAGCAGGTAGCTCCATGGACAAGGCGGTGAGCTTCACCGTCGTCCTCGCGGACGAGGATGACTTCGTGGGCATGAACGAGGAGTGGCTCAGGTGGTTTCCATCCAATCCGCCTGCGCGGCAGGGAGCGAAGCTGCCTGCACGAATTCCGGGCCTGAAGATTTCGATCGCGGCTGTCGCCGAGGCCTAG
- a CDS encoding sensor histidine kinase — protein sequence MSTKPRSGAAATPAARRSRAVRWAVGVGAALVTAIGLVLMFLLAQATNNRALYERYYVRLFGINVVVAVLLVLVIGWVAFRLLRRLRQGKFGSRLLIKLAAIFALVGVVPGALVYVVSYQFVARSIESWFDVKVEGALDAGLNLGRATLDSLSDDLAAKTRAASAQLAQVPDASAGLALERIRDQLQASDVVLWTGTGQLIAGAGTSRFQLNPERPTIQQLRQVRADRAIAHIEGLDETAAPGASLPPATVRAIAMVQRPGFDFDTAPRFLQVTQPLPPAVVANALAVQEANREYQERALAREGLRRMYIGTLTLSLFLAVFGAVLLAVLFGNQLARPLLVLAEGVRQVAAGDLRPTAVLQGKDELGGLTRSFAVMTQQLADARGAVEKTMGQLDAARANLQTILDNLTSGVIVLDAKGTILSTNPGATRVLRAPLAAYEGQPLAQVPGLADFGNSVQQQFDEFQVERLQHGLDHWQHAFELHATGTDLPQQGSAINIVARGAELPGAARLLVFDDISEIVSAQRAQAWGEVARRLAHEIKNPLTPIQLSAERLEMKLSGKVAPPEQAVLVKSVKTIVDQVDAMKRLVNEFRDYARLPAADLKPIDLNALLTDVLQLYSAENAPIALRSELDERCPPIRGDAQQIRQVIHNLLQNAQDAAEAAASTTGRAGEVVIRTRLGDSGQRVRLTVQDSGPGFAENILKRAFEPYVTTKTKGTGLGLAVVKKIADEHGARIELSNRVVDGAVAGAQVSLSFALAGESQTAVAHTEDSKSSAA from the coding sequence GTGAGCACCAAACCGCGCAGCGGCGCAGCGGCCACACCCGCCGCTCGCCGTTCGCGCGCGGTCCGCTGGGCCGTGGGCGTCGGCGCCGCGCTGGTCACCGCCATCGGCCTGGTGCTGATGTTCCTGCTGGCGCAAGCCACCAACAACCGCGCGCTGTACGAGCGTTACTACGTGCGGCTCTTCGGCATCAACGTGGTGGTGGCGGTGCTGCTGGTGCTGGTCATCGGCTGGGTCGCTTTTCGCCTGCTGCGGCGGCTGCGCCAAGGCAAGTTCGGCAGCCGGCTGCTCATCAAGCTGGCCGCCATCTTTGCGCTGGTGGGTGTGGTGCCCGGTGCGCTGGTCTATGTGGTGTCTTACCAGTTCGTCGCGCGGTCGATCGAAAGCTGGTTCGACGTCAAGGTGGAGGGCGCGCTCGATGCCGGCCTCAATCTTGGCCGAGCCACGCTCGATTCGCTCTCCGACGACCTGGCCGCCAAGACCCGCGCGGCCAGTGCCCAGCTTGCGCAAGTGCCCGATGCGAGCGCGGGCCTCGCGCTCGAGCGCATTCGCGACCAGCTCCAAGCCAGCGACGTCGTGCTCTGGACGGGCACCGGGCAGCTCATTGCAGGGGCGGGCACCTCGCGCTTTCAGCTGAACCCCGAGCGGCCGACCATCCAGCAGTTGCGGCAAGTGCGCGCGGACCGCGCCATCGCCCATATCGAAGGCCTGGACGAAACCGCCGCGCCGGGGGCCAGCCTGCCGCCCGCCACGGTGCGCGCCATTGCGATGGTGCAGCGCCCCGGGTTCGACTTCGACACCGCGCCGCGCTTTCTGCAGGTGACGCAGCCGCTGCCGCCGGCCGTGGTGGCCAATGCGCTCGCCGTGCAAGAGGCCAACCGCGAATACCAGGAGCGTGCCCTGGCCCGAGAAGGCCTGCGGCGCATGTACATCGGCACCCTCACGCTGAGCCTGTTCCTGGCCGTGTTCGGCGCCGTGCTGCTCGCGGTTCTGTTCGGCAACCAGCTGGCGCGGCCGCTGCTTGTGCTGGCGGAAGGCGTTCGCCAGGTGGCCGCCGGCGACTTGCGGCCGACAGCCGTGCTGCAAGGCAAGGACGAGCTTGGCGGCCTGACCCGCTCCTTCGCCGTGATGACGCAGCAGCTGGCCGATGCCCGCGGGGCGGTCGAAAAGACCATGGGCCAGCTCGACGCCGCCCGCGCCAACCTGCAGACCATTCTGGACAACCTGACCTCCGGCGTGATCGTGCTCGACGCCAAGGGCACCATCCTTTCAACCAACCCCGGCGCCACGCGCGTGCTGCGCGCGCCGCTGGCCGCCTACGAAGGGCAGCCGCTGGCGCAGGTGCCCGGCCTGGCCGACTTTGGCAACAGCGTGCAACAGCAGTTCGACGAATTCCAGGTCGAGCGCCTGCAGCACGGCCTCGACCATTGGCAGCATGCCTTCGAGCTGCACGCCACCGGCACTGACCTGCCGCAGCAGGGCAGCGCCATCAACATCGTCGCCCGCGGTGCCGAACTGCCCGGCGCCGCACGGCTGCTGGTGTTCGACGACATCTCCGAAATCGTCTCGGCCCAACGTGCACAGGCTTGGGGCGAGGTCGCGCGCCGCCTGGCCCACGAAATCAAGAACCCGCTCACGCCCATCCAGCTCTCCGCCGAGCGGCTCGAGATGAAGCTCTCCGGCAAGGTCGCGCCGCCCGAGCAGGCCGTGCTCGTCAAGTCGGTCAAGACCATCGTCGACCAGGTCGACGCAATGAAGCGGCTGGTCAATGAGTTCCGCGACTATGCCCGCTTGCCGGCGGCCGACCTCAAGCCCATCGACCTGAATGCGCTGCTGACCGACGTGCTCCAGCTCTACAGCGCCGAGAACGCGCCCATCGCACTGCGCTCCGAGCTGGACGAGCGCTGCCCGCCCATTCGCGGCGATGCGCAGCAGATCCGCCAGGTCATTCACAACCTGCTGCAAAACGCGCAAGACGCCGCCGAGGCCGCCGCCAGTACCACCGGCAGGGCGGGCGAAGTCGTCATTCGCACCCGCCTGGGCGATTCGGGCCAGCGCGTGCGACTGACCGTGCAGGACAGCGGGCCCGGTTTTGCCGAGAACATTCTCAAGCGCGCCTTCGAGCCCTACGTCACCACGAAAACAAAAGGTACTGGTTTGGGGCTGGCCGTGGTCAAGAAGATCGCGGACGAGCACGGCGCCCGCATCGAGCTTTCCAACCGCGTTGTCGATGGGGCTGTAGCGGGGGCGCAAGTCTCGCTATCATTCGCGCTGGCAGGCGAGTCGCAAACAGCGGTCGCTCACACCGAAGATTCGAAGTCTTCCGCCGCCTGA
- a CDS encoding MarR family winged helix-turn-helix transcriptional regulator: protein MEAEMKKHKSMNQDPGTGEGLADALVPIAFATMAILTKVGAENDLSLTLNRVLGILWDRRPRMAELADYLGLEKQTMSGLIARAEKRGLVARAPNAEDGRATDVFLTSEGTELVKRLHAQTQQALAPLTERLSASDQQILRDLLRRMLGARQS, encoded by the coding sequence ATGGAAGCCGAGATGAAGAAGCACAAATCCATGAATCAAGACCCCGGGACCGGAGAAGGACTGGCCGATGCACTTGTGCCGATTGCCTTTGCCACGATGGCCATACTCACCAAGGTCGGTGCCGAGAACGACTTGTCCCTTACGCTGAACCGCGTCCTTGGAATCCTGTGGGACCGGCGGCCGCGAATGGCCGAGCTCGCCGACTATCTCGGCCTCGAGAAGCAGACGATGTCGGGACTCATCGCCAGGGCAGAAAAGAGAGGCTTGGTGGCGCGCGCGCCGAACGCAGAAGACGGCAGAGCGACGGACGTTTTTCTGACAAGCGAGGGCACGGAGCTCGTCAAACGCCTGCACGCGCAGACGCAGCAAGCATTGGCACCGCTCACGGAGCGGCTCAGCGCGTCCGATCAGCAGATCCTGAGGGATCTGCTTCGCCGCATGCTAGGCGCTCGGCAGAGTTGA
- a CDS encoding efflux RND transporter periplasmic adaptor subunit: MKPHVVLVLAALACLSTVVVATFATRRADASSNEPPVALAALTVKRTSAVAQQWPQTLAAVGSIAAWQEVVIGAEIGGQRLSRLLVDVGDRVKEGQLLAQLSPGTLAADLDASRAALQEAEVNAADASRSAARARALRGTEVLSAQAIDQASAAGDAAQARLAAARARVQTDTLRLAYTQVRAPDDGVISARPAVEGALVQQGAEIMRLQRQGRLEWRAELPGPELARVRPGQTVRIAPGGMQAMEGRVRKVAPQVDPQSRTGIVYVELNPGAPVRAGLFARGELLLDQHTVLTLPETAVLLRDGFSYVFRIEGGKVRQQKVTLGARRGDRVEIRDGLLADAAVVESGVGFLADGLTVRVAAAGPDMSPEPIAR, from the coding sequence ATGAAGCCTCACGTCGTCCTTGTTCTCGCTGCGCTCGCATGTCTTTCCACGGTCGTCGTGGCCACCTTCGCGACGCGCCGGGCGGACGCCTCGTCCAACGAACCCCCAGTCGCACTTGCCGCACTGACGGTCAAACGCACCTCCGCCGTTGCGCAGCAATGGCCGCAGACGCTCGCCGCGGTCGGCAGCATCGCCGCCTGGCAGGAGGTGGTCATCGGCGCCGAGATCGGCGGCCAGCGCCTGTCGCGTCTCTTGGTCGACGTCGGCGACCGGGTGAAAGAGGGGCAGCTGCTGGCCCAGCTCAGCCCAGGCACGCTCGCAGCCGATCTGGACGCGAGCCGTGCTGCGCTTCAGGAAGCGGAAGTCAATGCCGCAGATGCAAGCCGCTCGGCCGCTCGTGCCCGGGCACTGCGGGGCACCGAGGTCCTGTCTGCCCAAGCCATCGATCAGGCCTCGGCGGCCGGTGATGCTGCGCAAGCCCGCCTGGCCGCAGCGCGCGCGCGTGTGCAAACAGACACGCTGCGACTGGCGTACACCCAGGTGCGCGCGCCGGACGACGGAGTGATCAGTGCCCGGCCGGCGGTTGAAGGCGCGCTCGTCCAACAGGGGGCAGAGATCATGCGCCTGCAGCGTCAGGGCCGGCTTGAGTGGCGCGCCGAATTGCCGGGTCCGGAACTCGCACGCGTAAGACCCGGCCAGACGGTGCGCATCGCACCGGGTGGCATGCAAGCCATGGAAGGCCGCGTGCGCAAGGTCGCGCCGCAGGTCGACCCGCAAAGCCGCACCGGCATCGTGTACGTCGAACTCAACCCCGGTGCTCCTGTGCGGGCCGGCTTGTTCGCCCGCGGCGAGCTTCTGCTGGACCAGCACACGGTCCTGACCCTGCCGGAAACCGCCGTCCTGCTGCGCGACGGTTTCAGCTATGTCTTCCGCATCGAAGGCGGCAAGGTGCGGCAGCAGAAGGTGACGCTGGGCGCGCGGCGTGGTGACCGGGTCGAGATACGCGACGGATTGCTCGCCGACGCCGCGGTCGTCGAATCGGGCGTCGGCTTTCTCGCGGACGGCCTGACGGTGCGCGTCGCGGCAGCCGGTCCGGATATGTCCCCCGAGCCCATTGCACGCTGA
- a CDS encoding cytochrome C5, with amino-acid sequence MIHKFREVIASSGYLTDVEVSEDIVVGRARVLAAQADVWVNVDPELEDGEELDATALLRGIDRILGVSPTQWGLIIDQIVGEIEAAVGDEPVQETTSLRSELVLKSVVVFAAATLLRFEAPRQFPDSWIHAQLDEQLALDDLAVDAREVDAETVPFNTVDEPLDHFSGEDNEQRES; translated from the coding sequence GTGATCCACAAATTCAGAGAGGTGATCGCAAGCAGCGGGTACCTCACCGATGTTGAGGTGAGTGAGGATATTGTCGTGGGCCGGGCTCGAGTGTTGGCAGCGCAAGCTGACGTTTGGGTCAACGTCGATCCTGAACTTGAGGACGGAGAAGAACTGGACGCTACCGCTCTGCTGCGCGGCATCGACCGGATACTCGGCGTCTCGCCAACGCAGTGGGGCCTGATCATCGACCAGATCGTAGGCGAAATTGAGGCGGCCGTCGGTGACGAACCAGTGCAGGAAACCACCAGCCTGCGCTCCGAATTGGTCTTGAAGTCTGTCGTTGTGTTCGCCGCGGCGACACTTCTGCGCTTCGAAGCGCCGCGCCAGTTTCCCGACAGCTGGATCCATGCTCAGCTTGACGAACAACTTGCTCTCGATGACCTTGCCGTCGACGCGCGAGAAGTGGATGCAGAAACGGTGCCGTTCAACACAGTTGACGAGCCGCTGGACCACTTCAGCGGCGAGGACAACGAGCAGCGAGAATCGTAG
- the rsmB gene encoding 16S rRNA (cytosine(967)-C(5))-methyltransferase RsmB codes for MQPPLWRQLQLTAVALASIRAGSSGTVAFESVEPAMRPGVQALGFQVLRWLGRAEALRRHLAKRTPPPLPDALLCTALALAWDAQHAPYEPFTLVDQAVEAAKRNPATRAQASFINACLRRFLRERDELVAATDHEPVAQWNHPRWWIERLKRDHPRDWQRVLTADNAHAPMTLRVNVQKTTVPAYQLALEAIGLESVRVGASGLQLARARPVQQLPGFADGDCSVQDAAAQMAAPLLLEGLLPAESAAPLRVLDACAAPGGKTAHLLEVGGPNGIEVTALEVDPVRSRRIDETLSRLGLTAKVVVADAARPSAWGDGTPFDAILLDAPCTASGIVRRHPDVRWLRRESDTGQLAVQQAALLAALWPLVRPGGRLLYCTCSVFREEGSQQIDAFLAHNTNARLKASPGHLLPQSGANARAVPDNPSGDHDGFFYALLEKRPG; via the coding sequence CTGCAACCGCCGTTGTGGCGCCAACTGCAATTGACCGCGGTGGCGCTCGCGTCGATTCGCGCCGGCAGTTCAGGCACCGTCGCTTTCGAATCCGTGGAGCCCGCCATGCGCCCCGGCGTGCAGGCACTCGGCTTTCAGGTGCTGCGCTGGCTTGGCCGCGCCGAAGCCCTGCGCCGCCACCTGGCCAAGCGCACCCCGCCGCCGCTGCCCGATGCATTGCTTTGCACCGCGCTGGCGCTGGCCTGGGATGCGCAGCATGCGCCGTACGAACCCTTCACCCTGGTCGACCAAGCCGTGGAGGCCGCCAAGCGCAACCCGGCCACGCGCGCGCAGGCGAGCTTCATCAACGCCTGCCTGCGCCGCTTCCTGAGGGAGCGCGACGAGCTCGTGGCCGCGACCGACCATGAGCCAGTCGCGCAGTGGAACCATCCGCGCTGGTGGATCGAGCGCCTCAAGCGCGACCATCCGCGCGACTGGCAGCGCGTGCTCACCGCAGACAACGCACACGCGCCGATGACCCTGCGCGTGAATGTGCAGAAGACCACCGTTCCTGCCTATCAGCTGGCGCTCGAAGCAATTGGTCTGGAGTCCGTTCGCGTGGGTGCGTCCGGCCTGCAATTGGCGCGCGCCCGGCCGGTGCAGCAACTGCCCGGCTTTGCCGACGGTGATTGCTCGGTGCAGGATGCCGCCGCGCAAATGGCAGCGCCGCTGCTGCTCGAAGGGCTGCTGCCCGCCGAGAGCGCCGCACCGCTGCGCGTGCTCGATGCCTGCGCCGCTCCCGGTGGCAAGACGGCCCACCTGCTCGAGGTAGGCGGCCCGAACGGCATCGAGGTCACTGCCCTTGAAGTCGACCCTGTTCGCAGCCGCCGCATCGACGAAACCCTGAGCAGGCTCGGACTGACCGCTAAAGTAGTAGTGGCCGATGCCGCACGTCCTTCTGCGTGGGGGGATGGCACGCCCTTCGACGCCATCCTGCTCGATGCGCCCTGCACGGCCTCGGGCATTGTCCGGCGCCACCCCGACGTGCGCTGGCTGCGCCGCGAGAGCGACACCGGCCAGCTGGCGGTGCAGCAAGCCGCGCTGCTGGCCGCGCTCTGGCCCTTGGTCCGGCCCGGCGGCCGGCTGCTCTATTGCACCTGTTCGGTGTTCCGCGAAGAGGGCTCGCAACAAATCGATGCGTTTCTTGCGCACAACACCAACGCCCGATTGAAGGCATCGCCGGGCCATTTGCTCCCCCAAAGCGGGGCGAATGCCCGCGCCGTCCCGGACAATCCCTCAGGTGATCACGACGGCTTCTTCTACGCCCTGCTTGAAAAACGTCCCGGTTAA
- a CDS encoding DUF4390 domain-containing protein codes for MAALLLAVVMVTLLGWLPLSAAAQGRNGPSVTQMRLEQADDGVYLTAAVQFELPSLVEEVLDKGIAIYFVAEAEVFQERWYWTDRKVAQVTRHMRLAYQPLTRRWRLNVSPVPITGTAGFGVSLNQNFDSLSDAMDAVKRVGRLRLGDLSDIGDEAQHQVVFRFRLDTSQLPRPFQIGVVGQADWNIVAERSAKLPLEKQR; via the coding sequence ATGGCGGCGCTGCTGCTGGCGGTGGTGATGGTCACGCTGCTGGGCTGGCTGCCCCTGAGCGCCGCGGCGCAAGGGCGCAACGGCCCGTCAGTCACCCAGATGCGCCTGGAGCAGGCGGACGACGGCGTCTACCTCACGGCAGCCGTGCAGTTCGAGTTGCCCTCGCTGGTCGAAGAAGTGCTCGACAAGGGCATTGCAATCTACTTCGTGGCCGAGGCCGAGGTCTTCCAGGAGCGCTGGTACTGGACCGACCGCAAGGTCGCCCAGGTCACGCGCCACATGCGGCTTGCCTATCAGCCGCTCACGCGCCGCTGGCGCCTCAACGTATCGCCGGTGCCCATCACCGGCACCGCCGGGTTCGGCGTTTCGCTGAACCAGAACTTCGACAGTCTTTCCGACGCCATGGACGCCGTCAAACGCGTCGGCCGGCTGCGGCTGGGCGACCTGTCCGACATCGGCGACGAGGCGCAGCACCAGGTCGTGTTCCGCTTCCGGCTCGACACCTCGCAGCTGCCGCGCCCGTTCCAGATCGGCGTGGTCGGGCAGGCGGACTGGAACATCGTCGCCGAGCGGAGCGCCAAGCTGCCGCTGGAGAAGCAGCGGTGA
- a CDS encoding efflux transporter outer membrane subunit, which translates to MNLRLSSLLACCGLALLLAACGSAHLRAPVSVDLPEVWRAPLPHGGSTAALVDWWKAFPDPTLADLIARAQAGNPTLQIAAARHRQARAWVDQARAGLLPQLDVDAGSSRGKNLNSIPGVSTQSDAQFSASWEIDVFGGKRSEVDEQAARAAAAQHDWHAARVTLAADVAAAYVNLRLAQAREEVAELDGLLAAQLAAWGRQQQAAGLMNASDLALLHTGASLAASRRSTERAEAQVTLQELALLIGAPAAALAGELEASALPTDWAPPGRVLPSVPAFAVNALPSQLLAQRPDVAASHQRWLALLAKRRSVDARRYPQLSLGALAGEARLRVGGQSSMSSLWSFGPSLTLPLFDGGARRAESQAALAEGEEAAAALQGKWQSAVTEVEEALERVAATRERRGEAESVAREWRGIAQRAVLQAQAGLHSGPQRVTSQRNALTAHRDLLTAQADQAQAWFRLYRSLGGGWNADPSSTNQLTAQP; encoded by the coding sequence ATGAACCTTCGCCTGTCCTCCCTGCTCGCGTGCTGTGGGCTGGCATTGCTGTTGGCCGCCTGCGGCAGCGCGCATTTGCGCGCGCCGGTTTCCGTTGACCTGCCCGAAGTCTGGCGCGCGCCGTTGCCGCATGGCGGGTCCACGGCAGCACTCGTGGATTGGTGGAAGGCCTTTCCCGATCCGACGCTCGCCGACCTGATCGCACGCGCTCAGGCCGGCAATCCGACCCTGCAGATCGCCGCGGCCAGGCATCGGCAGGCGCGTGCGTGGGTCGACCAAGCTCGCGCCGGCTTGCTGCCGCAACTCGACGTTGATGCCGGATCGAGCCGGGGTAAAAACCTCAACAGCATTCCCGGTGTTTCCACCCAGTCAGATGCCCAATTCAGTGCCAGTTGGGAGATCGACGTGTTCGGCGGCAAGCGCTCCGAGGTTGACGAGCAGGCGGCGCGGGCCGCTGCCGCCCAGCATGACTGGCATGCTGCGCGGGTGACACTGGCAGCCGACGTAGCGGCAGCCTACGTGAACCTGCGGCTGGCGCAGGCACGCGAGGAGGTTGCCGAGCTCGACGGTCTGCTGGCGGCCCAGCTTGCCGCATGGGGTCGCCAGCAGCAGGCGGCCGGGCTCATGAACGCGAGCGACTTGGCCCTGCTGCACACAGGCGCATCGCTCGCCGCCAGCCGTCGCAGCACCGAGCGGGCCGAGGCACAAGTGACACTGCAGGAGCTGGCCTTGCTGATAGGCGCGCCGGCGGCTGCGCTGGCGGGCGAGTTGGAGGCCTCCGCCTTGCCAACGGACTGGGCGCCGCCCGGCCGTGTGCTGCCCAGCGTGCCCGCGTTCGCGGTCAACGCGTTGCCATCGCAGTTGCTGGCGCAGCGGCCCGACGTGGCCGCCAGCCACCAGCGCTGGCTGGCCTTGCTGGCCAAGCGCCGCAGTGTGGATGCCCGCCGGTACCCGCAGCTCAGCCTGGGCGCGTTGGCCGGAGAAGCGCGCTTGCGTGTGGGCGGGCAGAGCTCGATGAGCTCGCTCTGGTCCTTCGGCCCGAGTTTGACGCTGCCGCTTTTCGATGGCGGGGCACGCCGTGCCGAGAGCCAAGCCGCGCTGGCCGAGGGCGAAGAAGCGGCGGCGGCTCTGCAGGGCAAGTGGCAAAGCGCCGTCACCGAGGTCGAGGAAGCGCTCGAGCGCGTGGCAGCCACACGCGAGCGCCGGGGCGAGGCCGAATCGGTGGCGCGTGAATGGCGAGGCATCGCACAGCGCGCCGTCCTTCAGGCCCAAGCCGGTCTGCACAGCGGTCCGCAACGCGTCACTTCGCAGCGCAATGCCCTGACAGCGCACCGCGACCTACTTACCGCGCAAGCGGATCAGGCGCAGGCCTGGTTCCGTCTGTACCGCAGTCTTGGCGGAGGCTGGAACGCCGACCCAAGCTCCACCAATCAACTGACTGCTCAGCCATGA